A stretch of Vannielia litorea DNA encodes these proteins:
- the rpsB gene encoding 30S ribosomal protein S2: MALPDFSMRQLLEAGVHFGHQTQRWNPRMGEFIYGDRNGIHIIDLTQTVPMLDAALNVVRETVAKNGRILFVGTKRQAQRPIAEAAEKCAQYYMNHRWLGGTLTNWKTVSQSIQRLKAIDEESAMGFAGLTKKERLGMEREQAKLQASLGGIREMGGLPDLLFVIDVNKEDLAILEAKKLGIPVVAVVDTNCSPDGVDYIIPGNDDAARAIGLYCDLVARAALDGMTAQMGAAGVDIGALEEAAVEEALAAEAAAAEKAPTEAAAES, translated from the coding sequence ATGGCGCTCCCTGATTTCTCCATGCGTCAGCTGCTTGAAGCTGGCGTTCACTTCGGTCACCAGACCCAGCGGTGGAACCCCCGCATGGGCGAGTTCATCTACGGTGACCGCAACGGCATCCACATCATCGACCTGACGCAGACCGTTCCCATGCTGGACGCCGCGCTCAACGTCGTGCGCGAGACCGTTGCCAAGAACGGCCGCATCCTCTTCGTCGGCACCAAGCGTCAGGCCCAGCGCCCGATCGCCGAAGCCGCCGAGAAATGCGCGCAGTACTACATGAACCACCGCTGGCTCGGTGGCACGCTGACCAACTGGAAGACCGTCTCCCAGTCGATCCAGCGCCTGAAGGCCATCGACGAGGAGTCGGCGATGGGCTTTGCCGGCCTCACCAAGAAAGAGCGCCTCGGCATGGAACGCGAGCAGGCCAAGCTGCAGGCCTCGCTCGGCGGTATCCGCGAGATGGGCGGCCTGCCCGACCTCCTGTTCGTCATCGACGTGAACAAGGAAGACCTGGCCATCCTCGAGGCCAAGAAGCTCGGCATCCCGGTCGTGGCCGTGGTCGATACCAACTGCTCGCCCGACGGTGTGGATTACATCATCCCCGGCAACGATGACGCAGCCCGCGCCATCGGCCTCTACTGCGACCTCGTGGCCCGTGCCGCGCTCGACGGCATGACCGCCCAGATGGGCGCCGCCGGCGTCGACATCGGTGCGCTCGAAGAAGCCGCCGTCGAAGAGGCCCTGGCCGCCGAGGCCGCCGCGGCCGAAAAGGCGCCCACCGAGGCCGCCGCCGAAAGCTGA